Part of the Candidatus Poribacteria bacterium genome is shown below.
GGACGCACCTGGGCATCGTGCGGGAAGAACACGCCGCCCAAGACGGACTCGCTGACCGCCGGCTCCATGTCGCGGACCTCAGAAGGCTCCAGCCACCGAGCTCCCAGCCCGCGACGTTGCTGCATCAGCAGGAAGCGCGGGAGCGATGCCCTCTTCTCTGGCGAGAAGGCGAGCTCGAGCCCTCCGCGCGGGCGGAAGCCGATGTCGATTCCCGTGCGTTCCAGAAGGTCGTCCGCCCATGCGGGGTAGCGAGCCAGTCCCTCGCGTGAGAGCCAGCCGTAGGCGTCCTGCGTCGTCACGCGCTGATGGAGGAAACCGGCCGCAGCCCACGACGCTTCGCACCCGACCGCCGCGTTGCGCTCCAGAACCCGGACGCGCGCGCCGCGACGGGCGAGCTCGGAGGCGATTCCCAGACCGATGACGCCCCCGCCCACGATCAGGGCATCCGGGTGACTCGCGCTCATAGCGCGACTCGATCCGGCAGGCACGGTCGGCGGCGTGGTAGACTGACCGTAGGGTCCCCCTCGTGAAAGGAAGCGCGCATGTACGCCATCGCCGACATCTGCATCATCCCTCTGGGCGTCGGGACCTCCGTCTCGGAGCAGGTCACGGTCGCCCATCGCATCCTGCGCGACGCCGGGCTCAACGCCCGCCTGCACGCCTACGGCACGAACGTCGAGGGCGAGTTCGACGACATCATGGCGGCGCTGCGCCGCTGCCACGAGGAACTGCACGCGCTCGGAGTGCCACGCATCTCGACTTCCGTTCGGATCGGGACGCGAACCGACAAGCCGCAGACCGCCGACGACAAGCTCCGTGCGGTCGAAACGCTCCTCGGCGACGCCTAACGGGCTGGCGACACGCGCTCAGCTTCCCGCTCCAGTTCGTCGACGAAGTCCGCCGGATCGTCGAGAATGGGTCCCTCGTTAACGCGGCTCCAGTCGAACTCGGCGTCGAACGGATCGAGCGCCTTCGACGGGTCGAACACCTCCGGGTGAACTGGCACGGCGTCGTAGGGCGAGAAGTCCGGCGTGTCGGTGAAGCAGTCGTCCAGCAGCGATGCCCCACCGTCGTACTGGTTCAGATACGGGATTCCCAGCAGACGTTCCATCGTCTTGAGGATCGACCCGAAGCTGGCGTGCCGCCGCGAGAGGTAGCCGCGCTTCGCCCACGGGCTGATGACCATGCATAGGCTGCGATGGGCGTCCACGTGATCGAGGCCGCCCTGAGCGTCGTCCTCGGTGACGAAGATCGCCATCTCGCGCCAGTAGGGCGTCCGGGAGAGCATCGACACGACGCGTCCCAGCGCGAGGTCGTTGTCTGCCATGTAGGACTCGCGGAACGGGTAGCCGTCGTCGGGGCGTTCCGACGCGCCG
Proteins encoded:
- a CDS encoding MTH1187 family thiamine-binding protein; the encoded protein is MYAIADICIIPLGVGTSVSEQVTVAHRILRDAGLNARLHAYGTNVEGEFDDIMAALRRCHEELHALGVPRISTSVRIGTRTDKPQTADDKLRAVETLLGDA